Genomic DNA from Acidimicrobiales bacterium:
TTGGCCGACGGCAGGCTGGGATCGGCTTCCCACCCGTCAGGCACCGGGAGATCGACACCGCCCGACTCGGTCGATCCGGAACGCTGGGGGAAGACCGGGGTCGACACGACTCCGGCTGCGAAGTCACCCACGACCGGCGGCACCGTGGGCAGCACGGCCGGTTCGGTCGTTGGTGGGGGCTCGACTGGCGCCTCCTCGATCGCCGGGTCCTGGCGCTCAGGGAGCAACGCCTCGTCTCGGGGAATCAGGCGTACCGGCCGGTCCCGAGGGGCTCGCCTGACGGCGACAGCGAACGGAAGGTCGCCGACGAAACGGCGCTCGAGCGCCACGGCGTACACGACCGGGTGCGCGACCGCGTCGCACGGCACACTGCCCCCGGGCCGGAAGAGATCGAGCACGACGGTGCCGTTCTCGTCGATGCCGTAGCCGTCGAATCGCAGGCCACACGCGTCGAAGCTGACACCCGCGACATGCGGAAAGACGAAGATCACCTCGGTATCGAAGTCAACGATGAGCTGCTCGGTCTCGGGTCCCTCACCGAGCACGGTCCACAGACGGTCGTAGTCGTCCTGGTTGTCGATCACGCTCGGCTCTGCATCGAAGCCGGTCGTGGACCCCGCGCCCACCCACCGCCAGCCCGGTCCCGCCAGTGCTTGAGGTCCGGGCGCCACGTAGTCATTGGGGTCGACCCCGTCCACACAGAGCTCGTCGGGGTCGGCGAAACCGGCGAGCGTGGTGAGGCTCGGTTCATCCAGCACCATCAGATCGATCGCCGGCAGGTAACCGTTGCCACCCGGGCTGCCACCACGACTGATCCCGGCCTCGACTGCAGCGTGCAGCAGCTCCAGGCCCCGTTCCTCGCCGATGTCGCCCGGTGGCGGCGGACCGTCCGCCGGGCATCGATGGAAACCCGACGCCGCCAAGATGGCCTCGCTGTCGATCGCCGGCAGTGTCGTCACCGGCAGTGAGCTGAGGGTCGTGGCCGCCGAGGCATCATCCGATCCCTGGACCGGCCCGCCGGCCACGAGGTCCTGCTCGGCAACGGTGCCGCAGGCGCCGAGCGTGACCATGAAGGCAGTGATGACGAGTGAAGATCGCATGCCGCTGAGACGATCGAATGGGCGCATGTGGTTCCCATCGGCAGGAACCGCTCACCGGCGCGCGTCTTGACCGAAACCTGACGCTCCCCAACTGTCGGCTGTGGAGCCCACACTCGGCGAACTCTCGGCTGCTGAGCCCGGTTCCGGGCTCTGGGGCCGAGAGATGGGTTCGGGTGGGCTCTGGAGCCGAGAGATGGCGTGGTCTGCGCCCAATTCGCTCCGGGGAGTAACCGCGTGCGCTCTTCGTCGTCTGGACGCCGTATGGGTTCCGCAACGATGCACGAGCGAACACCCGAGCTCACCGACTTCATCCTCCGACTCGACGCGGCGCTCGACCTCGACCTTGGCAATGCGCTCATCGACGAGTTCGCGACCCCACAAACACTTCGGCCGTCGCGTATCGGCGATGGTGAGCTCGACCCGACAGTAAGAAGCAGCTCGCAGGTCAACGTCTCGCGGTGCGCTCGCGAACGAGGCTCGGCGAGAGCGCGGCGACTGTCCCGCCAGCTGCAGAACTGCATCCACGATTGGATCACTGCCTACGTCGATCACGTCGACGGGGTCGTCCTCGACTCCTACACCGCACCTTCGCTGGTCCGGTATGACGTCGGTGATTTCTTCGGTCTCCATCACGACGCGAACACGCTGACCTTTCGCACCGTCAGCGCCGTGGCACTTCTCCCGTCCGATTTCGACGGAGGCGAGCTCACGTTCTTTGCGCGCCGTTTGCCGGCCGGCCTCACCGCCGGCGATGTGGTGTTGTTTCCTTCGAACTTCTTGTTCTCCCATGCGGTCTCACCGGTCACTCGCGGCGTCCGCTACTCGATCGTCACATGGATGCGCTGATGCCCACCGAGCCGTCCGCGCCCCCCAGCTCCGCCCCGCTGGCCGAGACCTCGTGCCTGGTGCTGTTCTCCGGAGGACTCGACTCGACGGTCGCGCTCACCATGGCAGTGCAGAAGTTCGATCGCGTCATCGCCGTCATGTTCGACTACGGACAGCGGAGCAAGATCGAGCTGGAACGCGCCGAGGAGATCGCCGACTGGTTCGGCGTCGAGCTACGGCGGGTCGAGATCGACCTTGCATCGTGGGGAGGGTCGCTGCTCTTCGACGAGAACGACGAGACGATCATTCGCCGGGGCCCCTACGTGCCCGCAAGGAACTTGATCCTGCTCTCACTGGCGGCAGGTCTGGCCGAGGCCCAGGATCTCGACTGCGTGTGGCTCGGTACCAACGCCTCCGAGCAGGGCTTCGCCGACACCTCGCCGGCGTTCGTTCGTGCCGTGCAACAATCGTTCGACGAGGGACTGCGTCGCTCACATGCCGGCCGCAAGCTTCGCATCGGGACCCCTCTGGTTGCCATCGAGAAGCAGATGGTCGTGAAGGCGGGCATGCACCTGGGTGCCCCTCTCCACCTGAGCTGGTCGTGCTACGGCCCGGGTCCCGAGCCCTGCACGACGTGCCTCGCATGTGAGCAGCGGCGTCAGGCCTTCGAAGCTGCCGGTGTCCCCGACCCGGCGGCTCCGCCGGAAGCGGCTCGATCAGCTCGGCCCCCGCAGTCGACCCAATGGGTGCACCTGATCGGCGTACTGGGAAGTGGATCGACCCTGCTCAGCCTGCTCCTCGGGAGCCACCCGGACATCACCGCTGCCGGTGAGCTGATGGATCTTCGCTCCGATGTCGACGCCGGATTGCTCTGCTCATGTGGACATCAGGTGACGGTCTGCGGATTCTGGTCTCGCGTGCTGCGAACCCAACCGGAGCTGTCGCTGGCAACGATCGAGGCCACGCTCGGCCTCCCGCTTGACGTCGACGCCTACGCCGATCAAGCCATGCAGCTGCTCGATCGAGTCGCGCACGCATCTGGCACGTCCGTGCTCGTCGACTCGAGCAAGCACCACCTCCGATTCGAGGCCCTGCGGACGCGTCGACCGATCAAGGCGCTGCATCTCGTCAGGGATGGCCGCGCCTATTTGGCCTCGGCCCGACGTCGGAAGGGTCCATCGTCGCCGTACTCCGCGGTCGATGCGGCCACGCATTGGCAACAGCACCACCGCCGTGCACTGGAGATCGCCGACGACCTCGGGGACGACTACCTGCGCGTGCGCTACGAGGATTTCTGCGAATCCCCTGCGTCGGAACTCACCCGCATCTGCAACTGGCTGGACCTTCCCGATCTCATCGACCTCGATACCTGGACGGAGGCCGAGTCCCATCACTTGCGCGGGAGCCGAGTTCGTTTCGACCGCGGCACCATTGCGAGGGACGACTCGTGGAGGACCGAGCTCGATGAGCACGATCTTGCCGACTTCGCGAGTGTTGCCGGACACGAGCTCGAGCTCTTCGGCTATGCGATCGACCCGTTCATGTAACCACCGTCACGTGGAAGCGTCTCGATGCTGACCGCACTACCACACGACTGCGAGGAGCCGTCATGAGTCAGCAACTTTCCATCGACGAGATCAGGGCACTTTCGGAGAAGATCGAAGCCTTCGCCGCGAGCCTCGACAATCGAGAGCGCGACGCGTTCGCGGCAGCGCTCTGGAACGGCGAGGAGGGCGCCGAGGTCTCGGGATACGCCGACGTTTCGCCTCTGGGGAAGAACTTCTTGGACCTCAAATTCACCACCGGAGCGTCGAAGAACGCCTTCCCCATCGTGAAGAATCCCATCGAGCCTCCGGTGCTCCGCAAAGCCGCTCCCTCTCCCTGGGAGTAGGTCGCCGTGCTCGTCGAGGCGTCAGCGGAGCAGCGCGAGCACTACCGTCGCGAGGGCTGGCTGCACGTGCCGGGACTCGTCACCCGACGTCAATGCGACGAGTTGATCGAGCTCGTCCTGCCACACATTCCTGATCCGACCCGGCCGAACACCTACATCATCGATTCCGAGCTCTGGTACGCCGAGCCGCGGATTCGTGAACTGTGGCATCGCTCGGTCGTCGAGCACTTCGTACGAACGTTGCTCGGCGACCCGGCGGTCGACGTACGGCTGACGGCCGGGGGAATCCATGCGCTCGGTCCCGGCACCGACGAGCGGACCTACTGGCATCAGGAAGCAGCCGTGAGCGCCGACCCGTGGGGGCCGTACATGTGCGCTGCGTGGGTGGCGCTGACCGATGTGCCAGCCCGGCGTGCACCCCTGATCGTGGTGCCCCGAAGCCATATCGATCCGACACCGACCTTCGGTGCGGGCCTGCGCTACGGCTTCGATCGTTTCGACCAGGTTCGCACCGTCGAAGACGACGAGAACGCCTTCCCCGAGTGCATCCCGATCGAAGCAGGTGCCGGCGACGCGGTGTTCTTCGATCAGTGGACCATTCACGCCAGTCGTCCGAACACCGACACCCTTCCGAGAATCGCGTTGACGGGTCGCTATCGCGTGGCGAACAGCGTCCCTCGGGTCGGTGCATGACTCCCCCACCACCTGAGGACGCCGACGACGAAGGCTCGAACATTCTCGACATCATTCATGGGCACTGGCAGGCGGCAGGCCTTGCTGCGGGCGTCACCCACGGTGTCTTCGACGCGCTGGCCGGCGGTCCGTTGACGTCGGCTGACGTCGCACGGAGCTGTCGTCTTCCGGTTTCCAACGCAACGCTGCTCCTCGAGGGCTTGGTCGGCATGGGTGTGCTCGAGACCTCTGGGGTGGGCGCAACCAGTCGCTACCGAAACACGAGCGCCGCCAACCGGTATCTGGTCCCAGGCACGCCCGAATATCTCGGCGATCTTGCGCTGACCCTCACCGATACCGGAGGCAGTTGGCGCCTCTGGGACGGGTTCGCGGCATCGGTCGCCATGTCGGCGACGGAACGAGACACCGTCGGGCCACCGCCGGACTTCGACAATGACGCCTACAAGCTCGGTATCGCCAACGCGATCATCCCGCTCACCCGAAGAGCCGCCGGCCTGACCGTCGAGCGATTGATCGCCGACGGCGTGCCCGTACATCGGATACTCGATGTCGGCGGCGGTTCGGGGGTGTTCGCCGAGACGCTTCTCCATGCGTACCCGAACGCGACCGCGCTACAGGTCGACTACCCGAGGATCAACCGCCAGGCACGAGAGCGTCTCGACCGGACACCGGTGTCGGGCCGGTTCGAGACCCTCGATGGACAGTTTCCCGACGTGCCGTTGGACGACCGCTTTGATCTCGTCCTCTACTCCGGCTATTCCCACCAGCTCGGAGAGGCGCAGAACCGCATGCAACTCCAAGCCTGCGCTCGCTTGCTTGCCGATGGCGGACACCTGGTGTTCCACGACTACGTTTCGACCGACGATGGCACCAAGGATCCAAGTCGAATCACGAGTCTGAACTGGCTACTCGTCGGCTTTGGCCAAGTGTGGCCACTGGCCACCGTCGCCGACTGGCTCACCGCCTGTGGACTCGAGGTCAAATGGACACGCCCGACCGGCTTGTGGATGACGCTGGTCGTCGCCGGAAGGACCCACTGCGACGCGCACCGCAGTCAGCGGGAGTAGGTCCGATCCAGCGGCGCTCAGGCGGCGAAGGTCGCCATGCAGCTGTCGTTCTCCCACACGGTGATGCTCGCCACCTTGGAACGCTCGTGGTCGGCAAGCGCCGAGACGGCCAACTCGAAGAGATGCTTTGCGAGGTTCTCGACCGTCGGCCGGAAGGGAACAGGCTGGAAGCGCTCACACGTCTTGAGTTCCGCCAACGACTCCTCGCCGCGACGAACAAGCATCACGTTCTCGACCTCGGGCCGCAGGACGGACCTGACCAGTCGTCGGAGCGACCGGTAGTCGACGACCATGCCCTCGGTGGCACCACAGGTGGCAACACCACCAACGCATTCGATGCGGACACGAAAGTCGTGCTCGTGACTGTCGATCACATGGTGACCACCGTGCACCGTGAATTCGAATGCTGTCGTGAACATCTCCCACTCCCAGACCATCTGCAGCGCTCTCGTCCTGACGACACCGACCGGCTCGGGTTACGTCGCGATTTCGTCGTCCACATCGCCCTCGCTGTAACCACCGCGGACACGCGTCGTCCGGAGGATCATGGGAACGGTCGCTCTCACTGTCGAATCGCAGCGATCCGCGACGCTGACCGTCAGTGAGATCTTCGGGCCGACGGTCCAGGGCGAAGGACCATCGGCCGGACGTCGGTGCGCATTCGTCCGCCTTGGGCGCTGCGACCTCACGTGTGCGTGGTGCGACACCCCCTACACCTGGGATTGGCGCGGCGTCAACGGACGTCGCTTCGACCCCGCCGACGAGCTGGAAGACCGCCCGATCGCACACATCCTCGAACTCGTCGACCGCATGGCTGTCGACCG
This window encodes:
- a CDS encoding class I SAM-dependent methyltransferase, encoding MTPPPPEDADDEGSNILDIIHGHWQAAGLAAGVTHGVFDALAGGPLTSADVARSCRLPVSNATLLLEGLVGMGVLETSGVGATSRYRNTSAANRYLVPGTPEYLGDLALTLTDTGGSWRLWDGFAASVAMSATERDTVGPPPDFDNDAYKLGIANAIIPLTRRAAGLTVERLIADGVPVHRILDVGGGSGVFAETLLHAYPNATALQVDYPRINRQARERLDRTPVSGRFETLDGQFPDVPLDDRFDLVLYSGYSHQLGEAQNRMQLQACARLLADGGHLVFHDYVSTDDGTKDPSRITSLNWLLVGFGQVWPLATVADWLTACGLEVKWTRPTGLWMTLVVAGRTHCDAHRSQRE
- a CDS encoding phytanoyl-CoA dioxygenase family protein translates to MLVEASAEQREHYRREGWLHVPGLVTRRQCDELIELVLPHIPDPTRPNTYIIDSELWYAEPRIRELWHRSVVEHFVRTLLGDPAVDVRLTAGGIHALGPGTDERTYWHQEAAVSADPWGPYMCAAWVALTDVPARRAPLIVVPRSHIDPTPTFGAGLRYGFDRFDQVRTVEDDENAFPECIPIEAGAGDAVFFDQWTIHASRPNTDTLPRIALTGRYRVANSVPRVGA
- a CDS encoding 6-carboxytetrahydropterin synthase gives rise to the protein MFTTAFEFTVHGGHHVIDSHEHDFRVRIECVGGVATCGATEGMVVDYRSLRRLVRSVLRPEVENVMLVRRGEESLAELKTCERFQPVPFRPTVENLAKHLFELAVSALADHERSKVASITVWENDSCMATFAA
- a CDS encoding 7-cyano-7-deazaguanine synthase: MPTEPSAPPSSAPLAETSCLVLFSGGLDSTVALTMAVQKFDRVIAVMFDYGQRSKIELERAEEIADWFGVELRRVEIDLASWGGSLLFDENDETIIRRGPYVPARNLILLSLAAGLAEAQDLDCVWLGTNASEQGFADTSPAFVRAVQQSFDEGLRRSHAGRKLRIGTPLVAIEKQMVVKAGMHLGAPLHLSWSCYGPGPEPCTTCLACEQRRQAFEAAGVPDPAAPPEAARSARPPQSTQWVHLIGVLGSGSTLLSLLLGSHPDITAAGELMDLRSDVDAGLLCSCGHQVTVCGFWSRVLRTQPELSLATIEATLGLPLDVDAYADQAMQLLDRVAHASGTSVLVDSSKHHLRFEALRTRRPIKALHLVRDGRAYLASARRRKGPSSPYSAVDAATHWQQHHRRALEIADDLGDDYLRVRYEDFCESPASELTRICNWLDLPDLIDLDTWTEAESHHLRGSRVRFDRGTIARDDSWRTELDEHDLADFASVAGHELELFGYAIDPFM
- a CDS encoding 2OG-Fe(II) oxygenase, encoding MHERTPELTDFILRLDAALDLDLGNALIDEFATPQTLRPSRIGDGELDPTVRSSSQVNVSRCARERGSARARRLSRQLQNCIHDWITAYVDHVDGVVLDSYTAPSLVRYDVGDFFGLHHDANTLTFRTVSAVALLPSDFDGGELTFFARRLPAGLTAGDVVLFPSNFLFSHAVSPVTRGVRYSIVTWMR